TCGAGGATCATCAGGCCATCGGCGGCATGGGCGCTCAGGTGTCGCATGCTCTGTCCGACGCTGGCATTGCGCATCGGCTGAAGACCTTGGCGATCCATGGCGAGTTCGGTCAGTCGGCGTATCTCGCCGACGAGCTGTATCAGGCGCATGGACTCACCGCGGACAAACTGGTGGAAGCGGCCCAGGCCTTGATCAAGGGATGAGTGATGAGTGATGAGGGATGAGTGATGAGTTGCCGAAGGGGCATCGTCCGCAGACGGAGGATGGTACAAGGCGCTCCCAACTCGTCACTCACTACCACTCGTCACTCAGATCGTGCCACCGCGGTCCATATGAAAAACTCCTCTCCCCTCAGCCGGAAGAAGGTTTTTTGCCGGGGAGTCCGCTAGGTCTGGGCCGCTACTCGAGGATTTGGGTGAGCACTTTGCCGTCGGTTCGGCCGAAGGATAAACCGAGCAGTTTGGCGAGCGTCGGCGCGACATCAATGTTGTCGACGAGGCCAATCGCAGCCTGGCGACGGATGCCGCGGCCGGTGGCTATGAACAGCGCGTTCATTTTGGGATTGGTGGACAGGTAACCGTGATACCCGGCGTTGACCGAGCCGCCGGTCGGTTGCACGTAGTCGGTTCCCGACACCAGTCCAGAGACCCCGTAGCCGTCCTTGGCGACGAGGAGAAGGTCCCCCATCCCGGAATTTTCGGACGGGGTGGGGAGGCCCAATTCGGCGAAGCGGTCCGGAGTTAGGACTTCTGCAATTCCTTCTTTTCCAAGCAACAGTTCGAGAACTTTCTTTCTGTCCTCATCGCGAGTGGCCGGTTGGGTCAGGTACAGCATTCCGGTTCCTCCTTCGGGAACCAGTTGAGCCCTCGTCCTCGTGATTACTCCGGCGGGGGTGGTTTCGAGAAGTCCAGCCTGTTTGAGCAACACATTGGGAAGGATGACTTTTTCCGCCATCGCGAACCCGTGATCCGCCACAATCAGCAGCGTGGTCTGGTCGCGAATTCCTGCATCGTCGAGTGCACTAAGGACATCACGAATGTAATAGTCAGCCAACGTTAGCGCCGTGTATCTCGCCGGAGATCCGGGCCCGTATTTGTGGTGAATCCCATCCATGTTGAGTAAATGCAGCAGGAGGAAATGAGGCTTGCGGGTTCGGATGACGTGACAGGCGGCTTCCTTCCATACTGTGTCGCGCGCGGGCCCACTCAGCGTTGAGAATGTCTCGTCGGTAGGATCCGCCAGCACTCCCTGTCCGACCAACTCCTGTCTTAGCCTGGGGGTGGTGAAGAAGAGATTCTGGGGAACGTCCGGGAAGTCGTCGTCCAAAGTTCCTGCGTTGCGCGTGCATGGCCAATTGATTCCGGCTGTCCGACGTCCGGCGGCATGAACCAGATCAAACAGGGTTGGTACTGCAACCAGATCCTTTTTGTCCTTCCTACCGTCGACAGACATAACTCCCGTGCCGCTTCGGGTCATGATGCCATTAAACAGGACGCTGTGTTGCCGAGCCCTCATCCCGGTGACCAAGGTGGTGTGGTTGGGCCAGGTCATGGTCGGGTTGGAAACTCGCATGCCTTCGGCGGACACGCCGTGGCGAGCGAGCGCCCGCAACGTGGGGATGGAGGCCTTCGGATCGTTCAAGGCGGAGGCAGGGAACCCGTCGATGGTAATCAAGATTACATGGGATTCAGCAGTGATGCCGGTGAGGGGGAGCAGAACGAAGAGTAATATCCACAGGTGGATGCCAAGGTGCATGCAATTCACTAACCAATCCAGGTCTCTCCTGTCCACTGCGAAGGAATTCTTTTTCTGATCCCTTCACCAGAGGTTCCTACGATCGTGGCGATCCAT
This genomic interval from Verrucomicrobiales bacterium contains the following:
- a CDS encoding alkaline phosphatase family protein produces the protein MHLGIHLWILLFVLLPLTGITAESHVILITIDGFPASALNDPKASIPTLRALARHGVSAEGMRVSNPTMTWPNHTTLVTGMRARQHSVLFNGIMTRSGTGVMSVDGRKDKKDLVAVPTLFDLVHAAGRRTAGINWPCTRNAGTLDDDFPDVPQNLFFTTPRLRQELVGQGVLADPTDETFSTLSGPARDTVWKEAACHVIRTRKPHFLLLHLLNMDGIHHKYGPGSPARYTALTLADYYIRDVLSALDDAGIRDQTTLLIVADHGFAMAEKVILPNVLLKQAGLLETTPAGVITRTRAQLVPEGGTGMLYLTQPATRDEDRKKVLELLLGKEGIAEVLTPDRFAELGLPTPSENSGMGDLLLVAKDGYGVSGLVSGTDYVQPTGGSVNAGYHGYLSTNPKMNALFIATGRGIRRQAAIGLVDNIDVAPTLAKLLGLSFGRTDGKVLTQILE